The following are encoded together in the Mycteria americana isolate JAX WOST 10 ecotype Jacksonville Zoo and Gardens chromosome 2, USCA_MyAme_1.0, whole genome shotgun sequence genome:
- the GASK1A gene encoding Golgi-associated kinase 1A — MAQRPWRRTGLKPPAPAALGVLLALALLALARLPPSLDCSPHLPPASSPPGPRQAVATPLSRGRARSERPPVPPARLRWDQPPGRGRRRRRGPAGDAPLWLSDDDLQKMQLLAGGRVVSKTRIPAHGQVLRVGLRAVGDAEGDASPAGPEGDCQDGRCGLIKRPGDLYEVLAFHLDRVLGLNRSLPAVARRFTSHLLPYSYTDGSLRPIIWWAPDLRHLEDANNDQNSCALGWLQYQEMLQPRGPTLVAGDAPCSSIPRSEWSRLALFDFLLQVHDRLDRYCCGFQPDPSEPCVEEMLHEKCRNPAELVLVHILVRRSAPSRLVFIDNAGRPQHPEEKLNFRLLQGIDSFPAAAVATLRSGRLQSLLLESLRVDRELWESQGGAEGLRPLLRTIDRRARVLLRYIQERNLTVFGDSPR; from the exons GCCCAGCGACCGTGGCGGAGGACAGGGCTgaagccccccgccccggcggccctcggggtgctgctggccctggccctgctggcccTTGCCCGCCTGCCCCCATCGCTGGACTGCTCCCCCCACCTGCCACCAGCAtcgtccccccccggcccccggcaggcGGTGGCCACCCCCCTATCCAGGGGACGAGCCCGCAGCGAGAggccccccgtgcccccggcTCGCCTGCGGTGGGACCagccccccggccggggcaggaggcggcggcgggggccggcgggggatGCTCCCCTGTGGCTCTCTGACGATGACCTCCAGAAGATGCAGCTGCTGGCCGGTGGGCGGGTGGTCTCCAAAACCCGCATCCCGGCCCACGGGCAAGTCCTGCGAGTGGGGCTGCGGGCCGTGGGGGATGCCGAGGGGGACGCCTCGCCAGCCGGCCCGGAGGGGGACTGCCAGGACGGGCGCTGTGGGCTCATCAAGCGCCCCGGGGACCTCTACGAGGTGCTGGCCTTCCacctggacagggtgctggggctGAACCGCAGCCTGCCCGCCGTGGCCCGGCGCTTcaccagccacctcctgccctacAGCTACACCGACGGCTCCCTGCGACCCATCATCTGGTGGGCGCCCGACCTCCGGCACCTGGAGGACGCCAACAACGACCAGAACTCCTGCGCCCTGGGGTGGCTGCAGTACCAGGAGATGCTGCAGCCCCGTGGACCGACGCTGGTGGCCGGGGATGCTCCCTGCTCTAGCATCCCGCGCAGCGAGTGGAGTCGCCTGGCCCTCTTCGACTTTCTCCTGCAG GTTCACGACCGCCTGGACCGCTACTGCTGTGGGTTTCAGCCCGATCCCTCTGAGCCCTGCGTGGAGGAGATGCTCCACGAGAAGTGCCGAAACCCGGCGGAGCTGGTCCTGGTCCACATCCTG GTCCGGAGGAGTGCGCCGTCCCGCCTGGTGTTCATCGACAACGCGGGCAGGCCACAGCACCCCGAGGAGAAGCTCAACTTCAGGCTCCTGCAAGGCATAGACAG cttcccggcggcggcggtggccaCGCTGCGGTCGGGCAGgttgcagagcctgctgctggAGTCGCTGCGTGTGGACCGGGAGCTCTGGGAGAGTCAGGGCGGTGCCGAGGGGCTGAGACCCCTGCTTCGGACCATCGACAGGAGGGCACGTGTCCTGCTGCGGTACATCCAGGAGCGCAACCTGACGGTGTTTGGGGACTCACCCCGCTGA